The Mauremys reevesii isolate NIE-2019 linkage group 1, ASM1616193v1, whole genome shotgun sequence genome has a segment encoding these proteins:
- the LOC120395492 gene encoding olfactory receptor 52D1-like, translating to MGTLSISESYRHINHLMAAFNLTPSDPSTFILMGIPGLEASHLWISIPFSMFYIISLLGNFMLLSVVATLVTMAFDRYVAICNPLIYATILSNARIAKLGLVGLIRAILFILPLPLFMSQQLFCANRIIPHTQCKYTAVFKMACGDITVRRIYGLVLTFVINGFDLTLIALSYGLIIRAVLRISSKNAHQKALNTCTTHICVMLTYYTPGLFSNLTYRLGQGIAPHVHIILANLYLLIPPMLNPIIYGIRTKELHDKVGKYTCCRR from the exons ATGG GCACCTTGAGCATTTCTGAGTCATATCGACACATCAACCACCtcatggcagctttcaacctCACCCCCTCTGACCCTTCAACATTCATCCTAATGGGCATCCCCGGCCTGGAGGCTTCTCAtctctggatttccatccctttctctatgTTCTACATTATCAGCCTGTTGGGAAATTTCATGCTTCTGTCTGTTGTAG CCACCCTGGTGACAATGGCCTTCGATCGCTACGTTGCAATATGTAACCCTCTGATATACGCCACCATCCTCAGCAACGCACGAATAGCTAAGCTCGGGCTTGTAGGTTTGATAAGAGCCATTCTCTTCATTCTGCCCCTACCCCTGTTCATGAGTCAGCAGCTATTCTGTGCCAACCGCATTATCCCCCATACGCAATGTAAGTACACAGCTGTGTTCAAGATGGCGTGTGGTGACATTACAGTCAGAAGGATATATGGCTTGGTGCTAACGTTTGTAATCAATGGGTTTGACTTGACGCTCATTGCCCTGTCCTACGGTCTGATCATCAGGGCCGTTCTCAGAATCTCCTCTAAGAATGCCCACCAGAAAGCTCTCAACACCTGCACAACCCACATCTGTGTGATGCTGACATATTATACCCCTGGGCTCTTCTCCAATCTCACATACCGGCTTGGTCAGGGCATCGCTCCCCATGTTCACATCATCTTGGCTAACCTCTATCTCCTCATCCCTCCCATGCTCAACCCTATCATTTATGGGATCAGAACCAAAGAGCTTCATGACAAAGTAGGCAAATACACCTGCTGCAGAAGGTGA